A single region of the Euwallacea similis isolate ESF13 chromosome 22, ESF131.1, whole genome shotgun sequence genome encodes:
- the LOC136416239 gene encoding uncharacterized protein, with protein MKGSFKVGDLVWARIKNHPVSVWPSRIEPQPDKPKKGQVYVFFFGAKPEEQFGWVANNEVVKYDNESKAKLEQASNRADFKLGVEQIEAEYLKFTSSNDEESEEMENAESTKRIRQPTRKFSIETGETSASSPRAIKGKRKIPLDYKENEGPKQYKMAIVGDSIKDDSIFPSNSNLNSGDKPDLSIMDFAGISDVQPSTYTIGFLGLGVMSLGMINNLIQTGHKVNLWSRDNDKCHKLKEKADEIEEGRVNVCVAPCDVMKESDIVFNCSSDPESAKKNVFNNCGVIHENETLDGKGFVEMTGIDPQTSIKISEAIHDKGGRYLEAQLQGSRDESVAGTLVILTAGDNSLFMDCQSCFQAIGKSSLFLGDVGVASKVYLILQLMQGISLVGLAEGLVLADRCGISGKDIMNIFNMTNMASPYLTKKANKIVGKDFKQVEQSIKNMQKDIRLALGMSDDLMQPLMLASAANEVFKHSRKLGYDDHDCSCIYMKARY; from the exons ATGAAGGGCAGTTTTAAAGTGGGTGATTTAGTTTG GGCGCGGATAAAAAACCACCCGGTTTCCGTGTGGCCTTCTCGG ATTGAGCCGCAGCCGGATAAGCCCAAAAAAGGACAAGtgtatgttttcttttttggagCCAAACCTGAAGAGCAGTT tgGTTGGGTAGCCAATAACGAAGTTGTCAAGTATGACAATGAATCGAAAGCTAAATTGGAGCAGGCCTCTAACAGGGCTGATTTTAAGTTGGGGGTAGAGCAAATTGAGGCTGAATATTTGAAG TTCACCAGCTCAAATGATGAAGAGTCAGAGGAAATGGAGAATGCTGAATCTACCAAAAGAATACGTCAA CCCACTCGAAAATTTAGCATTGAAACTGGGGAGACTTCTGCCTCTTCCCCCAGAGCTATAAAAGGCAAAAGGAAAATTCCCTTGGATTACAAAGAGAATGAAGGTCCCAAACAATATAAAATGGCAATTGTTGGGGATAGCATAAAAGATGATAGTATTTTCCCTtcaaattccaatttaaattCTGGTGACAAGCCT GATTTATCAATTATGGACTTTGCTGGAATATCGGATGTGCAACCATCCACTTACACCATCGGTTTCTTAGGTTTGGGTGTCATGAGCCTAGGCATGATCAACAATCTTATTCAAACTGGGCATAAAGTGAACTTGTGGAGCAGGGATAATGATAAG TGTCAtaaattgaaggaaaaagCCGATGAAATCGAGGAAGGAAGAGTGAACGTGTGCGTAGCCCCGTGCGATGTTATGAAGGAATCAGACATCGTCTTCAATTGCTCCTCTGATCCTGAGTCTGCAAAGAAG AACGTTTTCAACAACTGCGGAGTGATCCATGAAAACGAGACGTTGGATGGAAAAGGTTTCGTTGAAATGACCGGAATAGATCCTCAGACTTCAATCAAGATCAGCGAAGCGATTCACGACAAGGGTGGCAG atatctGGAAGCGCAGCTTCAAGGAAGCAGGGATGAATCAGTTGCAGGCACCCTGGTTATTTTAACCGCCGGTGATAACAGCCTGTTTATGGATTGCCAAAGCTGTTTTCAGGCTATTGGCAAATCTTCTCTTTTTTTAGGGGATGTAGGTGTGGCCAGCAAGGTCTACTTAATCTTGCAGCTGATGCAGG GAATTTCTTTGGTTGGCTTGGCCGAAGGGCTGGTTCTGGCGGATCGTTGTGGAATATCCGGGAAGGATAtcatgaatattttcaatatgacTAATATGGCGTCGCCGTATCTTACCAAGAAGGCGAATAAGATTGTGGGCAAAGATTTCAAGCAG GTGGAACAATCTATTAAAAACATGCAAAAGGACATACGTCTCGCCCTGGGCATGTCCGACGACCTGATGCAGCCCTTAATGCTGGCCTCGGCGGCTAATGAAGTGTTCAAACATTCGCGCAAATTGGGCTACGACGACCACGACTGCTCCTGTATTTATATGAAAGCTAGGTATTGA
- the LOC136416237 gene encoding immunoglobulin domain and leucine-rich repeat-containing protein 2: MPLLGRLTCAGMVASFTQRRHLLAWAILLSITVTSTSMHTRHGATIAASSGCEFVKPALLRCVDRPAQGLNLPNEVTHLEFTNVSEGPVDLTFVRHFQWIKSDLAHLKECLLHPQGLRTLDLSQNIISDLENYQFLNFTGLVHMNLSFNRISDLPRYVFQNQKLRTLSLSHNHLQALPFQVFAMEHMTELDLSHNYLATFLDHFFKFNKYIEILRLNSNRISKLTSNALADLTELRKLDLGRNSLRHIAQGLFDSLHKLEYLNLADNPLTDLASGTFRGLRNLVELNLSGNKFTQLTFGLMHFSPHLLSLSLDNTSIEEIHNSELLGVPQLRNLSLKNNKRLKAVENFVFADTPLLEQLDISGNALTFLPYSIANLTRLYRLNMAGNLWACDCRMYWFADWADARRANVSMSELTCGPDAYPNDMLPTLRHLNCTRPQIVYKTPTRLYRLKSDALLECRYSAYPPPSITWITPKREVFHWNPDASIPDVFHKHPHSHDSFMTPLRVIPPRIQILDNGTLWIRNVTRSDCGRYYCYASNPVANHTEDVLLHIDPTDWNHIRIVSLIVGSQSAAGFLGLTLIIQFLRYILNKFGILNNFCSFCKRDRVSPRARQIYTMLDNIERYKSQQLEKLRDNYTQQVARIKDNCTQQVEWIQNSYQSQTKHLKDFRDIGSQHLSTLRGQYCDQVRKVRDYSTGQLNWVRENYVFQRNKIRKFSAHKVVQLRETYKYQQQTLNKVLENLPSLYFENCRAGTCGRAESLVFDPSDMESVDFYIKSKIEKLSNLDEIADEGENLTQSRLSLYYTPTERSLGSKVMSPEEDVLAGVHINYIENRPMMPILECPSTSKDAYINPDSPCKEDLVSVSVVVAEEEELISKDFKDISGQSNNAIDTGAGGDNNLVNHETSL, translated from the exons ATGCCTCTATTGGGCCGGCTGACATGCGCCGGCATGGTGGCGTCGTTTACCCAGCGGCGCCATCTCTTAGCATGGGCCATTCTTCTCTCCATTACTGTCACTTCCACGTCGATGCATACGCGCCATGGCGCCACCATCGCCGCTTCATCCGGGTGCGAGTTCGTCAAACCTGCCCTGTTGCGCTGCGTCGATCGTCCTGCGCAGGGTCTCAACCTACCTAATGAGGTCACCCACTTGGAGTTCACAAACGTCAGTGAAGGGCCGGTagatttgacgtttgtgaGGCACTTTCAATGGATTAAGAGCG ATTTGGCCCATTTGAAAGAGTGCTTACTTCATCCACAAGGTCTGAGGACTTTAGATCTGAGCCAGAATATCATCAGCGACCTAGAGAATTACCAGTTCCTCAATTTCACCGGTTTGGTGCACATGAATCTGTCATTCAATCGAATTAGTGATCTGCCAAGATACGTGTTCCAGAATCAGAAGTTGAGGACGCTCAGCTTAAGCCACAACCATTTGCAGGCGCTTCCTTTTcag GTATTTGCCATGGAACACATGACGGAATTGGACCTGAGCCACAATTACTTAGCTACCTTCCTCGACCATTTCTTCAAGTTTAACAAATACATCGAAATCCTGCGTTTGAACAGCAATAGAATATCGAAGTTGACTTCCAATGCCTTGGCAGACCTCACCGAACTCAGAAAACTGGATCTGGGCCGTAATTCTCTTCGCCATATAGCGCAAGGCTTGTTCGACTCCCTTCACAAACTCGAGTACCTGAACCTGGCTGACAATCCCTTGACTGATTTGGCCAGCGGCACTTTTCGTGGATTGAGAAATCTTGTTGAGTTAAACTTAAGCGGGAATAAGTTCACTCAATTAACATTCGGGCTGATGCACTTCAGTCCGCATTTGCTTTCTTTGAGTCTGGATAACACCAGCATCGAGGAAATCCACAATTCTGAGTTACTGGGAGTGCCTCAATTGCGCAATTTAtctctaaaaaataacaagaGATTGAAAGCAGTggaaaactttgtttttgctGACACTCCGCTGTTGGAGCAACTAGACATCAGCGGAAATGCACTGACTTTCTTGCCCTACAGCATTGCCAATTTAACAAG GCTGTACCGTCTAAATATGGCGGGTAATCTATGGGCGTGCGATTGTCGCATGTACTGGTTCGCGGATTGGGCAGATGCAAGAAGGGCCAATGTGTCCATGTCTGAATTAACCTGCGGCCCCGATGCTTATCCCAACGACATGCTGCCTACGTTGCGCCATTTGAACTGCACCAGGCCTCAAATTGTCTACAAAACTCCTACTAGGCTTTATAGGCTCAAATCCGATGCCCTCTTAGAATGCAG ATATTCGGCATATCCTCCGCCTTCCATCACATGGATTACACCCAAGAGGGAGGTGTTCCATTGGAATCCAGACGCATCAATTCCGGATGTTTTTCACAAGCATCCACACTCTCATGACTCCTTCATGACGCCTTTAAGGGTGATTCCCCCTAGAATCCAG ATTCTGGATAATGGAACTCTGTGGATTCGCAATGTAACGCGTAGCGACTGCGGTCGTTACTATTGTTACGCTAGTAACCCTGTGGCAAATCATACTGAAGACGTACTTTTACATATTGATCCAACTGACTGGAACCACATCAGGATAGTAAGTCTTATTGTGGGTTCCCAAAGTGCCGCCGGTTTCCTAGGGCTTACTCTTATTATTCAGTTCCTACGCTACATCCTCAACAA GTTCGGCATCCTAAACAACTTCTGTAGTTTTTGCAAACGAGACCGTGTCTCCCCTAGAGCTCGACAAATCTACACCATGCTAGACAACATCGAGCGTTACAAGTCCCAGCAGTTGGAAAAATTACGCGACAATTACACCCAACAAGTGGCTCGAATTAAGGATAACTGCACCCAGCAGGTGGAGTGGATCCAAAATAGCTATCAATCCCAAACTAAGCACCTTAAAGACTTCCGCGATATAGGCAGTCAGCACCTTTCCACTTTACGGGGACAATATTGCGATCAAGTGCGCAAAGTGCGCGATTACTCAACGGGACAACTGAATTGGGTGCGAGAAAACTACGTGTTTCAACGCAACAAAATCCGCAAATTCAGTGCCCATAAGGTGGTGCAGTTGCGCGAGACTTATAAATACCAACAACAAACCCTAAATAAAGTGTTAGAAAACCTGCCGAGTCTCTATTTCGAGAATTGTCGCGCAGGTACCTGCGGCCGGGCAGAAAGTCTTGTTTTCGATCCCAGCGATATGGAAAGCGTCGACTTTTACATCAAATCAAAGATTGAGAAACTGAGTAATTTGGACGAAATTGCGGATGAGGGAGAGAACTTGACTCAAAGTCGGTTGTCACTTTATTACACTCCCACTGAAAGGTCTTTGGGGTCGAAAGTCATGTCTCCAGAAGAAGATGTTTTGGCCGGGGTGCACATCAACTACATCGAAAACAGACCAATGATGCCTATTTTGGAGTGTCCTTCCACCTCAAAAGATGCTTATATTAACCCAGACAGTCCTTGTAAGGAGGACTTAGTGAGTGTGTCTGTGGTAGTTGCGGAGGAAGAGGAACTGATCTCAAAGGACTTTAAGGACATTTCTGGGCAAAGCAACAACGCGATCGACACTGGTGCTGGGGGAGATAATAATTTAGTGAATCACGAAACTTCTTTGTAG